The Aedes aegypti strain LVP_AGWG chromosome 3, AaegL5.0 Primary Assembly, whole genome shotgun sequence genome contains a region encoding:
- the LOC5577759 gene encoding membrane-bound alkaline phosphatase, which yields MKIILVLTLIYIAVATAVPRRTYDNDHQHKRSTPPKNPAEPLGYTEAETTSEYWRQVARNILASKLTETPVLTKPKNVVLFIGDGMSAQTIAATRMYLGNENKMLSFEEFVNLATVRTYCVDQQVADSACTATALFSGVKTNHGMINVPSEVPFNSCGSTGEIVGLLKWAQESGLATGMVTTARVTDSTMAAAYASVTNDGWEDDSYVRADGCDPTKDPDIAQQLVYGDVGRNLKVVLGGGRRHFIPSTMTDEEGKHGSRSDGRNLISEWKELHPEGEYVWNRTSLRSVSFSRTERLLGLFESSHLKYRLEVLEQGSQMTEPNLPDMVAIALRMLNQHNDGYFLVVEGGRIDTAHHETRPRLALEETAEFSRAVDLVRTLTREDDTLIVVTADHGHTMTYNGYPSRGSDVLGIAGLSDEDGLPYTTLSYANGPGYYTTYKEENRGERVDISKINFKDFRTQYPATVPLDEATHGGEDVPVYARGPMAHLFRGNMEQSAVPHLIAYAAEIGRFRK from the exons ATGAAGATCATTTTGGTTCTGACTTTGATCTACATAGCGGTCGCTACTGCCGTACCCCGCCGAACGTACGACAACGATCACCAGCATAAACGATCGACACCGCCCAAGAATCCTGCTGAACCCCTGGGCTACACGGAAGCGGAGACGACTTCGGAGTACTGGCGCCAAGTAGCACGCAACATCCTTGCATCTAAGCTGACCGAAACGCCCGTACTGACCAAACCGAAGAACGTAGTCTTGTTCATTGGTGATGGCATGTCGGCGCAAACAATCGCTGCCACCCGGATGTACCTCGGCAACGAAAACAAGATGCTCTCGTTCGAGGAATTTGTCAACTTGGCTACGGTCCGAACCTACTGCGTCGATCAACAGGTAGCCGATTCGGCGTGTACAGCAACTGCTTTGTTTTCCGGTGTTAAGACGAACCACGGAATGATAAACGTTCCGTCAGAGGTTCCATTCAACAGCTGTGGATCTACTGGAGAGATCGTCGGTTTGTTGAAGTGGGCTCAGGAGAGCGGTTTAGCTACGGGAATGGTAACTACGGCACGTGTCACAGACTCCACGATGGCCGCTGCCTACGCAAGTGTGACCAACGATGGCTGGGAAGATGATTCGTACGTGAGGGCAGATGGGTGTGATCCAACTAAGGATCCAGATATCGCTCAGCAGTTGGTTTATGGAGACGTGGGACGTAATTTGAAGGTCGTATTGGGTGGAGGCCGCAGACATTTCATCCCATCAACAATGACTGACGAAGAAGGTAAGCACGGATCCAGATCAGATGGACGGAATTTGATTAGCGAGTGGAAAGAACTACATCCGGAGGGGGAATACGTGTGGAACCGAACAAGTTTGAGGTCAGTTAGCTTCAGCAGAACCGAGCGATTGCTGGGATTGTTCGAAAGTAGTCACTTGAAGTACCGCTTGGAGGTACTCGAGCAAGGTTCCCAGATGACCGAGCCGAATTTGCCGGATATGGTGGCGATTGCGTTGCGAATGTTGAACCAGCACAATGATGGGTACTTTTTGGTGGTAGAAGGAGGCAGAATTGATACGGCTCATCACGAGACCAGACCCCGATTAGCACTTGAGGAAACCGCAGAATTCTCACGAGCGGTTGATTTGGTGCGTACTTTGACTCGAGAGGACGATACGTTGATTGTGGTCACGGCTGACCATGGACACACCATGACCTACAATGGATATCCG AGCCGAGGAAGTGATGTTTTGGGCATTGCTGGTTTGAGCGATGAGGATGGCCTTCCCTACACTACCTTAAGTTATGCGAATGGGCCAGGATATTACACCACCTACAAAGAGGAAAACCGTGGTGAACGTGTAGACattagtaaaataaattttaaagatttccGTACACAGTATCCGGCAACTGTTCCCCTGGACGAGGCCACGCACGGCGGTGAAGATGTCCCAGTATATGCCCGAGGTCCCATGGCGCATCTCTTCCGAGGAAACATGGAACAAAGCGCCGTTCCACATCTGATCGCCTACGCAGCCGAAATAGGAAGGTTTCGAAAATAG
- the LOC5577761 gene encoding membrane-bound alkaline phosphatase translates to MKLSLSLVLLAAVVVLGGPLDDHYHPSFPEEEKSTRTRNANQEQTIEYWKEHAKQTVDTLVNRKENTNVAKNVIMFLGDGMSISTVAMARVYAGGEERQLSFEKFPHIGMSKTYCVDYQVADSACTATAYLTGVKGNYETIGVNAQVPSYHCTAQLDLNTHTHSIAKWAMDVGKDAGLVTTTRVTHASPSGVYAHIANRDWESDNYIRTDGCNPDLIDDIAKQLIHGETGKRLKVIMGGGRREFLDTDLDPEYGTRGYRRDNRNLIQEWLDMAGGAENRTFVWNKQDLFRVDTTRTDKLLALFEPSHCAYNLDRVHQEMEGEPTLAEMVDRATDILSKNDKGFFLFVEGGRIDHGHHDTWGRLAIDETVQFSEAIELARKKFSEEDTLIVVTSDHSHAVSFSGYPSRTNDIFGAAGTASDGLPYMTLSYANGRGYYDHIDLETKGRKDIRKLDTTADYFRFPATLPVDSETHGGEDVAVYASGPWAHLFTGSYEQNTIPHMMAYALCVGDGLTACADTTQ, encoded by the exons ATGAAACTCTCGCTTTCGTTGGTTTTGCTTGCGGCGGTGGTCGTCTTGGGCGGTCCGTTGGATGACCACTACCACCCAAGTTTCCCGGAGGAGGAGAAATCTACCCGCACTCGTAATGCCAACCAGGAGCAAACTATCGAATACTGGAAGGAACATGCCAAACAAACCGTGGACACCTTGGTCAACCGGAAGGAGAACACGAACGTCGCCAAGAACGTCATAATGTTCTTGGGCGATGGCATGTCGATTTCAACCGTGGCCATGGCTCGAGTCTACGCCGGTGGTGAAGAGCGTCAACTGTCGTTCGAGAAGTTTCCGCACATTGGTATGTCGAAGACCTATTGCGTTGATTATCAGGTTGCAGATTCAGCTTGTACGGCAACTGCCTATCTGACCGGAGTAAAGGGTAACTACGAAACGATTGGAGTCAATGCTCAAGTTCCCAGTTATCATTGTACCGCACAGTTGGACCTGAATACCCACACGCACTCTATTGCCAAGTGGGCGATGGATGTTGGAAAGGATGCTGGACTGGTAACGACTACTCGAGTTACTCATGCTTCCCCATCTGGAGTTTACGCTCATATTGCGAATCGTGATTGGGAAAGCGATAATTATATTCGCACCGACGGATGTAATCCAGATCTTATAGACGACATTGCTAAACAGTTAATTCATGGTGAAACTGGTAAGAGATTGAAGGTTATCATGGGCGGAGGTCGCAGGGAATTCTTGGACACGGACTTAGATCCAGAGTATGGAACGCGAGGATACCGTAGGGATAACAGAAATTTGATCCAAGAGTGGCTGGACATGGCAGGTGGAGCGGAAAACCGTACTTTTGTCTGGAATAAGCAAGACTTGTTCAGGGTTGATACGACAAGGACTGACAAGCTTTTAGCCCTATTTGAGCCTAGCCACTGCGCATACAATCTGGACCGGGTTCACCAGGAAATGGAAGGTGAACCGACATTGGCGGAAATGGTCGATCGAGCGACGGACATTCTAAGCAAGAACGACAAAGGCTTTTTCCTTTTCGTGGAAGGTGGTCGAATTGATCATGGTCATCATGATACTTGGGGTAGACTGGCAATCGACGAAACGGTACAGTTCTCGGAAGCAATCGAGCTTGCACGCAAGAAGTTCAGCGAAGAAGACACTCTCATTGTCGTCACTTCAGACCACTCACATGCTGTGAGCTTCTCCGGTTACCCG aGCCGTACTAATGACATTTTCGGTGCCGCTGGAACCGCATCCGATGGGTTGCCCTACATGACGCTGAGCTACGCCAACGGAAGGGGATACTACGATCACATCGATCTGGAAACCAAGGGTCGTAAAGATATTCGCAAGTTAGACACAACCGCTGACTACTTCCGATTCCCAGCGACGCTTCCTGTTGACTCGGAGACCCACGGAGGAGAGGATGTGGCCGTGTACGCTTCGGGTCCATGGGCTCATCTCTTCACCGGATCCTACGAACAAAACACCATTCCGCACATGATGGCCTACGCTCTATGTGTTGGAGATGGATTGACGGCATGTGCGGACACGACGCAATAA
- the LOC5577763 gene encoding membrane-bound alkaline phosphatase — translation MQLPGMSFFILIDLVLVGSLKAGPIEKGLTYDSYHPRFQPTPLDTLAENELNINYWLNNAQNTAQKLFDHEENKRVAKNVIMFLGDGMSISTVAMARVYAGGEEKQLAFSNFLNIGMAKTYCVNYQVPDSACTATAYLAGVKANYETIGVNAQVPSNDCTAELDKSTHTHSIAKWAIDAGKDAGLVTTTRVTHASPAGLYAHTSNRDRENDAEVIKDGCDPETVEDIAKQLVHGEVGKQLKVILGGGRREFLHNDPDPETGESGKRKDNRNLIQEWLDLADEGENRTYVWNKQDLLSVNVDTTDQLLGLFEPSHCVYNLDRVHKTLTQEPTLTEMVDKATDVLSKNPKGFFLFVEGGRIDHGHHDNWAKYALDETVEFSKAIEFARVKYSEEDTLIVVSSDHSHSVSYGGYANRGGDIFGVAGMGNDQLPYMTVSYANGLGYYDHVDAEKGTRRNVSHLDTTKDDFRFPATVPVKSETHAGEDVAVYASGPWAHLFTGTYEQNMIPHMMAYAACIGDGLKACT, via the exons ATGCAGTTACCGGGGATGTCTTTCTTTATTCTGATAGACTTAGTGCTAGTTGGCTCACTAAAGGCTGGACCTATCGAAAAAG gACTTACCTACGACTCGTACCATCCGAGGTTCCAACCAACTCCATTAGACACGCTTGCAGAAAATGAGCTGAACATCAACTACTGGTTGAACAATGCCCAAAATACTGCACAGAAGTTGTTCGACCATGAGGAAAACAAACGTGTCGCTAAGAACGTGATCATGTTCCTAGGTGATGGAATGTCCATTTCAACGGTGGCGATGGCCCGTGTTTACGCAGGAGGCGAAGAGAAGCAACTAGCTTTTTCAAACTTTCTGAACATAGGAATGGCGAAGACTTACTGCGTCAACTATCAGGTTCCGGATTCAGCATGTACAGCTACTGCCTACTTAGCGGGAGTGAAAGCCAACTACGAAACGATAGGAGTCAATGCTCAGGTTCCAAGCAATGATTGTACGGCTGAACTGGATAAATCGACTCACACTCACTCGATTGCCAAGTGGGCAATAGATGCCGGAAAGGACGCTGGACTGGTAACGACAACGCGAGTAACACATGCGTCGCCTGCAGGACTCTATGCCCATACTTCGAACCGGGACAGGGAAAACGATGCTGAAGTTATTAAAGACGGATGTGATCCAGAAACTGTTGAAGATATTGCAAAGCAACTGGTGCACGGAGAAGTGGGAAAACAGCTCAAAGTAATCCTGGGGGGAGGTCGAAGAGAGTTCTTGCATAATGACCCGGATCCTGAGACGGgtgaatctgggaaacggaaggACAACCGGAATCTGATTCAAGAGTGGCTCGATTTGGCTGATGAaggtgagaatcgaacttacGTGTGGAACAAGCAAGATCTGTTGAGTGTAAACGTCGATACAACCGATCAATTGCTGGGGCTTTTCGAGCCAAGTCATTGTGTATACAATCTAGACCGGGTTCATAAAACTTTGACTCAAGAACCAACGTTGACCGAAATGGTCGACAAAGCTACGGATGTTTTGAGCAAAAATCCAAAGGGCTTCTTTTTGTTCGTCGAAGGAGGCCGCATAGATCATGGCCATCATGATAACTGGGCCAAGTACGCACTAGACGAAACGGTGGAATTCTCGAAGGCAATTGAGTTTGCTAGAGTCAAGTACAGCGAGGAGGATACCTTGATCGTTGTGTCTTCAGATCATTCCCATAGTGTCAGCTACGGTGGCTATGCG AATCGTGGTGGAGACATTTTCGGAGTGGCCGGTATGGGCAACGATCAGCTTCCGTACATGACTGTTAGCTACGCAAATGGATTGGGATACTACGACCATGTTGATGCGGAAAAGGGTACGAGAAGGAACGTCAGTCATCTAGATACCACTAAAGATGACTTCCGGTTTCCTGCAACTGTTCCGGTAAAGTCGGAGACCCATGCTGGTGAAGACGTAGCAGTCTACGCTTCTGGACCTTGGGCACATCTGTTCACTGGCACTTACGAGCAGAACATGATACCACACATGATGGCGTATGCTGCTTGTATCGGCGATGGATTGAAGGCTTGTACGTGA
- the LOC5577760 gene encoding membrane-bound alkaline phosphatase, with protein sequence MKTHSAVQFLVLSCLWLGYSQAIPLEPQPRSSVDYWTNDAQQTIESILRQRENRNIAKNVILFLGDGMSVSTVAMARMYAGDEATKLSFERFPFIGMSKTYCVNKQVPDSACSATAYLTGVKGNYETLGVNAKIPSYDCTAELDESTHTFSIAQWAMDAGKDAGLVTTTRVTHASPAAVYAHTSNRDRENDNEVKKDGCDPNVTKDIAMQLVHGKTGQGLKVILGGGRREFMHKHPDPETGSNGKRKDSRNLIEEWLNLASPGENRTYVWKRDDLMGVDPAKTDRLFGMFDPSHCVYNLERIQEGLDQEPTLAEMVDKATDMLRKSDKGFFLFVEGGRIDHAHHRNWARLSLDETVEFSKAVELARNKFSEEDTLILVTSDHSHAVTYSGYSARGKDILGAHNDANDDLPYKTVSYANGLGFYDHVSPSDGGRVNVADLDALWREFRYPATLPLESETHGGEDVAVYASGPWAHLFKGTYEQNAIPHMLAYASCVGDGLKACS encoded by the exons ATGAAGACGCATTCGGCAGTCCAATTTCTGGTTCTGAGCTGCTTATGGCTCGGATACTCTCAAGCTATCCCACTTG AACCACAACCCCGCAGTTCGGTGGACTACTGGACCAACGATGCGCAGCAAACCATTGAGAGCATCCTGCGCCAACGGGAGAACCGAAATATCGCCAAAAACGTGATTCTCTTCCTGGGCGATGGAATGTCAGTTTCGACGGTGGCGATGGCCCGGATGTACGCAGGAGATGAGGCCACGAAACTGTCCTTCGAGCGGTTTCCCTTCATTGGTATGTCCAAAACGTATTGCGTGAACAAGCAGGTTCCGGATTCGGCCTGCTCGGCGACAGCTTACCTGACTGGAGTGAAAGGTAACTACGAAACGCTCGGGGTCAACGCGAAGATCCCCAGTTATGACTGTACGGCCGAGCTAGACGAGTCGACGCACACCTTTTCCATCGCTCAATGGGCCATGGATGCCGGGAAGGACGCCGGGCTGGTAACGACCACGAGAGTGACCCACGCATCGCCTGCAGCTGTCTACGCCCATACTTCCAATCGGGATCGGGAAAATGATAACGAAGTGAAGAAGGATGGTTGTGATCCTAACGTTACGAAGGACATTGCCATGCAGTTGGTGCACGGAAAGACCGGTCAGGGATTGAAGGTCATTCTGGGTGGCGGAAGGCGTGAGTTTATGCACAAACATCCGGATCCGGAGACTGGTAGCAATGGGAAGAGGAAGGACAGTAGGAATTTGATTGAGGAGTGGTTGAATTTGGCTTCGCCGGGTGAGAACAGGACGTACGTGTGGAAACGTGATGATTTGATGGGAGTCGACCCGGCGAAAACTGACAGGTTGTTCGGTATGTTCGATCCCAGCCATTGCGTGTACAACTTGGAAAGAATTCAGGAGGGTTTGGATCAGGAACCAACTCTTGCGGAAATGGTTGATAAAGCGACGGATATGTTGCGCAAGAGCGATAAGGGGTTCTTTCTGTTTGTGGAAGGAGGTCGGATCGATCACGCCCACCATCGAAACTGGGCTCGTTTGTCACTGGATGAGACCGTGGAGTTCTCCAAAGCGGTTGAACTAGCAAGGAACAAGTTCAGCGAGGAGGACACTCTGATCCTAGTCACTTCTGACCATTCGCATGCTGTTACCTATTCTGGTTATTCG GCACGAGGCAAGGACATTCTGGGTGCCCATAACGATGCGAACGACGATCTTCCGTACAAAACTGTGAGCTATGCTAACGGTTTGGGATTCTACGATCACGTCAGCCCCTCCGACGGAGGCAGGGTCAATGTCGCAGATTTGGATGCATTGTGGCGGGAGTTCCGTTATCCAGCAACTCTTCCGCTAGAGTCGGAAACACATGGCGGAGAAGATGTAGCTGTATACGCATCCGGTCCTTGGGCGCACTTGTTCAAGGGAACCTACGAACAGAACGCGATTCCACACATGCTAGCCTATGCGTCGTGTGTGGGTGATGGACTGAAGGCCTGCTCGTAG